Part of the Methanococcus maripaludis genome is shown below.
ACCATCCAATATTACATTGTCAGATTTAATTTCAATTCTTTCTGCATTCGTAATATCTTCCATTAGGTAGTAAGTTCCCGGATTTGATATAACCCTTGTTGAAGCGTAGTTCGAACTAGTAATGTGGTTATAATCTATTGGATCCGGATCTCCTATCGGCAAAACTGCCGAAACAGACCCAATACAGATGATTAGTAAAATCGTTGTCATGAATTTTTTTAGGGTTGTTATATTATCCCCTCCATTTTAATTAATAAGTATATTTGAGTTATTAATCGTCGTTTATAATATTTTCTTTTTAATTGGGATAAAAAGACTAAATGAAAATTTAAAAAGAAAAAAATATTATTTTAAAAGCCCGAAAAAACCAATATGATTTTTTGCAGGATGTAATGGAATGTAAACTCTTGAATCTTTGTATTTTTCAAATTTTCCAAGAGCTGTTAATAGATCTAGTGCCATTTCAAGGTTTTCTAGGGTATGCCCATGTCTTTCAAGAGTTTCTAACACGAAGCGAGGAGGATCTTTTAGATCTAATTTGCCCTCCCATTTAACCCAATTTGTAATAGTTTCTATTAGGTCCATTTCCATTTTATTCCTTTTATCATTGGATTAGTTAAATTCGAAATATTTCTCATTTAAACTTTCAAGGGATCCATCCGCTTTCATATTCAATAATTCCATATTTATTTCATCTATCAAATCTTTGTTATCTTTTGAAGACACCACTCCAAAATAATGTATTTCAAGATTTTCTACCAGATAAGGCCCGGTTTTATCATCAGTGTTCAGGTGATATCGATAATCGGTAAATGCCCCATCTAAATTATCTGCTAAAAGATCAGAATGCATACTTTGAAAATTATCGTATCTAATTAATTCAAAGTTCATACTTTTTAGATAATCTTCTGCAAGATCTTCAAATGTGGAATCTGCCAGGGCACCTATTTTTTTATCTCTGAAATCTGTTAATTTAGTATATTTCTTATCGTTGGTAATGAGGGAGCAGTAAGAATACATGTAAATATCAGAAAAAACCACGTCATTTTCACGTTGTGTAGTTTTTGTAATTGCAGAAATTGAAAAATCAACATTTCCAGATTTTCCTGCAAGATAATTTCCATATTTGTAATTAGTTTCTACAAATATGATTTTTTTATCCATTCTTCGTCCAAGTTCATTGATAAGATCTATTTCAAATCCTTTCAATTCACCATTCTTATAATACTGATACGGGGGCATATGTGGATATATGCCAACTATGATACAATCATTATTCTGAATTTCCGGAGTTATGATACACATACCTACCACGAATAAAGCGGCAACAACTGCTAAGGGTAGAGGATTCATGATAACCACGCCCAAAAGTGAATATATGCTGCCAGATTTCAGATAAAACTCCCCTAAAAAAGTCTGTTATGTTGCCATATATATATATATATTAATTATTAAATTTTTAGATCATGTTGGATTGAAAATGTTAATCAGAACATATTATATAAAAACATGACCATATGTGGTTTGGGGGGGCACATCCCCCAATGATTCCTGAACAGACTATTTTGAAATAGGGGATAGTTTATAGGAGTTTAAACGTTGGATTATAAATATGGGGATTTTATTTAATTTGGGGAAATTAAATATTTTCAACACGATTTTTAATATTTGGGAGAATTATTTCTCCCAGATCCCACTCGTAAGAATTTTTACTTAGATAAACATATACATAAATTCTCTTTTCAAATTAGATCATTTATACTAATCGATCAATATATTAATCAACTGAACCCTTTCGATTCCATATTAAAAATAGTATATTTGTATTGATATTTGACCATTGAACTTCCTAAAAATGATTTAAATTATTAATTAAAATTATAATTAAATTATGTAATCGGCTTTTAAAAACGTAAGATATGAATCTAAATCGATAAAAAACAGTAAAGAAACTTTAAAAGGGAATATCTAATTAATCAATATTCCATTTTTCTTTTAATTGAACTACTGTTCCATCATTCTCCATTTCAAGAATTGCTGTATTTATTGCTCTTTTCAGATCATCATTTTCAGAATTTACTGCTATGGCATCATAATTGATATCCATCTGATCTCCAACAATTTTTAAAGAGTAGTTTCTATCATTTATAAGATTTTTAGCAGTTAAAAATTCACAAACTTCCGAATCGATGCTTCCAGAAAGTAAATCCTTGTGCATATATTCCTGATTCTCATAATGAACTAGTTCAAATTCCATATCATCCAAAAATCCTTCCATCAGTGATTCTTGAACGCTGCCCTTTAAAACCCCGACTTTTTTATTCTCAAGACATTTTAATCCGTTGCAGAAATCGTTTTCTTTTACAAGAATCGTTGTGTACGTTTTAAAATAACATCGTGAAAAGTCCACTTTATTCTCTCGTTCAGGGGTTATTGCAATAAGTGCTACCGCACAATCAATTTCACTGTTTTCGACAGCATCAAGAAGTGATGAAAATTCATATATTTTAAATTCAGGTTCTAAACTCATTCTTTTTGCAATTTCGGTTATTAAATCAATTTCAAATCCTGCCGGATTTTTGTTATCAAGATATGATATCGGAGGTAAATCTGGAGAAATTCCAATAGTTAAAATACCCTCTTGGATTGTAGTTTTATTCGTATTTTCGGCAATACAGCCTGAAAAGATTATTAAAAATATCGTTGAGATTATTAAAATTTTGGGATTAAACATTTTATTTCTCCTTTGCCTGATTTTTTGGATTAATCCAGTATACTGTATATATTGAATATTTGATCTAATTTTCTAAATGGATTAGATAGATATATTAATATATGGATTACCGGGGGACATAATATTAAGCATTTTTTAGATAATTTCATTGTTTGAAAAACACCCGTTTTGTAAACTATTTTTAAATCTATTTTTGAACTTAGTTTTGCATATTATTCTTTGGATTTTTAGTATACTTTCTGGTTTACTTATTAATGTTTATATCTGATTACGGCCATAACTAAAGTATACTCAATTTAGGAGATATTTATGCCGGGAAATGAAATGATATTTGGTTATGCCAGGGTTAGCACTCAAGATCAAAATGTGGATCGTCAACTAGATGAATTAAAAGCAGCAGGCTGTCAAAAAATATTTTACGAAAAAATTTCAGGGACAAAAATGGAACGGCCAGAATTTTTGAGAATGCTTGATCAGGTTCGATCGGGAGATTTGATAATAATTACTGAATTAACGAGGCTTTCAAGGTCAACTAAGGATTTACTTAATGTAGTTGAAATGCTTGAAGAAAAAGGTGTTTCAATAAAATCATTGAAAGAATCCTGGTTAGATACCTCTTCAGCACATGGAAAACTGTTATTTACCTTTTTTGCAGGAATTTCTCAATTTGAACGAGATATTATTTCAGAACGGGTAAAGTCAGGACTTCAAGCTGCAAGAGCACGAGGTAGGCTTGGAGGAAGAAAACCTGCAGATCCAAAAACAATTGATATTGCAGTTCGTATGTGGAAAAGTAAGGAATATTCAATCACTGAAATCTTAAAAACGTGTGGAATTTCGAGAAGAACTTTGTATAAATATTTAAAACAAGACGAAGAATGTAAGAAGATTATCGAAAAAGAGATATTAAATTAATCAAATCATTGGTCTTCATCATTTCTTGTATCAAGATCTGTTTCGGTAGCATATTGTAAGTCTTTTTTAAATTCCCCACTGATACATTTTCGTATATTGGCCAAACACGATTCAATTTCTCTTTTTAATTCATCTGCATTTTTATTTAACGATGAACCCAGATTAGCAACTTGTGACGCATCTTTTTTGATTTGTGTAATTGTCTTTAATATTTCTGAGATTTGATGTACTTCTTTTTCAATTTTAACAACATCTGATTCGTCCCCTAAAGTTAACATGCGAGCTAGTTTAACAGCAATTTCAAGATTATCATCTAAGCCATAAGTAATAATATAATTTCGCCCCAATGTAACAGGTTTTAAATTATGGGGCATCTGCTCTAATTTGTTAAATAAAAATATTCCAAATTTGGATTCTCTATTTCTAATAGCTTCATTAATTTCTTTAACTGTTTTTGGGGCACTTGAATAATTGCTATTTTTACACTCAACCACTACCTTAAGGGAATTATTTCCATTTATACTAATGACATAGTCCCCCGTTTTTTTATTTTCCGCTCCTTTATTATTACCTACCCATTCAATAATGTCATCCGCTTCACAAATATCGTTTAAAACCGTGTAAACATCTTCTTCAAAATCTACCCCTTTTAGGGCAGTTTTTTCGATTATTTCTTCGGTAGCTGATTTTACCACCATATTTTGAAGTATTTGTGATATTTGGGGGGTTAATTCTGATTTGAAAGTATTAATCTCTTTATCAATTTCTTGTGATAATTCACGTTTTAGATATGATATTGATGAATTTTCAGAATTTGAATCGAGTAATTTTATTATTTCATCTTTGCTCATTCCCGATTTTTCCTCTATTTTTGAAATAAGTCTTGAAAAAGGGCTTTGAGGATTGTTTAAATCAAAATTAACCTCTATGGATCTTTTTAACTCCCCATTTTCAGAATTAAAATAACCATCTAACAATTCATTTATCTGGTATAGTGGACTTTCGGTATTCGTTGGGGAAAGTATTGCATAAATTTGGGTTTTAAATTCATTTAATTTTGATCCCATATTTTCATTTAATGTTCCAACATTACCATCCATTTTGTCGTTTAATCCACTTACAACTTCTTTAATTAATACTTCATTCTTTTTAACTGAACCTTCGACATTGTTTATGAGTCTTTCAATTTCTTTGCTTACATACTCAAGATTATTCGAAGTTACCATATGTTTCAAACCAATGGTGCCAATTATTATTGCTTTTTCTAACCATTCATCCTTTTCTTCAAATTGTTCTAAAAATTCATATACTTCCCTATTTTTTAAATTAAAATCGTCAACATAGACAAATGAATCTTCTTTTAATGATATCATAACGTCCCCTCAGTTATTGGTGTTATAATTTTTTAAAAAATGGTATATGGTATTTTCGATTTAATTATTTTAAAAACAAAATTGAAGACGTTTTAAAAATGTATCAAAATTAGTTTTTTCAAGAAAATTTATTTCGAAAATTTAATATTTATGTTGGGGTAATTTTAATTTAATTTATGTGACGGGGGGAAATTTTGAAAATTAAAAAAATAATGGTTAATAATTACAGACTACTGAAAGAAATGAATCTCGATTTAGAGGATGATTTATCCCTAATAATTGGAAAAAATAATTGCGGTAAGACATCATTATTATCAATATTAAATAAATTTTTAAATAATTCACCCAATTTTTCTTTTGATGATTTTAATATTGAATTTCAGGATGGATTACGAGATTTTGTTTTGCAAAACACTGATTTAACTAGCCGGGGTATTTATTTAAAATTGTTCATAGAATATGGCGAAAAAGATGATTTAGCTAACGTATCTAACCTGATGATGGATTTGGATCCAGATAATAACAAAATAATACTTTCTTTTGGATATGTATTGCCAGACGATAAAATTGATAATTTGAAAGCAGATTTTAATGAGTATATTTCAAAAAAACCGAAACCTGAAGAAAATAAAAAAACCATTTTTAACGAATTTATAAAAAAAGAACATGGTAAATATTTTAAGACATTTAAAAAAACCGTAGGATATGATTTACAAACAGCATCAATTAACGAAAATAGATATATTGACTTAAACGAAAGAAAAATATCCCTGGACAATATTATTAATTTTAAAATTATCGGGGCAACTAGAAATGTTTCTAATAACGATTCCAACAAAACTTTGTCATTATTGTCATCTAAATATTATGAAAAAACTGAAGAAAGTAAAAAAGGACTGGATAATTTCAAAGAATTTAAAGAAATATTATGTAAAACTGATGGTGAGCTGGAAGATATTTATGGTAAGTTATTTGAAGACGTATTAACAAAAGTTAGGAAATTTGGCGGGATTAATGAGGGTGATTCTACAATAAAACTAGTTTCAAATTTACAACATAAAGAACTGCTTGGTGGAAATACTACGGTAGTGTATGAACATAATAAGGAGCATTTATTGCCAGAAAGTTATAATGGATTAGGTTATTTAAATTTAATAAGTATGATTTTTGAAATCGAATTAATATTAAGTGATTTCAGACGGGAAAATAAGGAAGATAAGAATCCTGCAGATATAAACATATTATTTATCGAAGAACCTGAAGCACATACTCATCCACAAATGCAGTCTGTATTCATAAAAAATATAAAAGAGCTGCTCAAAACCGAAAGTGGAAACTCTGACGGAACAGAATTTAATTTACAAACAATTATTACAAGTCATTCATCCCATATTGTGTCGGAAAGTGATTTTGAGGATATAAAATACTTTTATAAAAAATCTCAAAATGAAGTAATTGCTAAAAATTTGAAAGATTTAAAAAGTGAATACTTGGGTGCTGGTGAAGATGCATATTATAAATTTTTAAAACAATTTCTTACGCTAAATCGGGCAGAACTATTTTTTGCAGACAAAGCTATTTTAATTGAAGGGGATACTGAAAAAATACTTTTACCTGCAATGATGAAAAAAATTGACCAGGAATTTCCAGAAAACATGCCCCTTTTATCACAAAATATTTCAATCGTAGAATCCGGGGCATATTCCCACATTTTTGAAAAATTTATCGATTTTATAGGCATAAAATCATTGATAATTACGGATCTTGATTCGGCCAAAAAAGAACCTGTTCTTAATAATAAAGGCGAACAAGAAACGTATGATAACGGTAATCCTAAATACACAACCGGGAAAGTTAAAGTTTTTGAAGGGAATATTACAACAAATGCTTCTTTAAAATTTTTTCATGGAAAAAGAGAAAATTTAGATTATTTTTTGGGGTTGTCATGCGAATCTAAAAGATTATCTAAAAATAAAACAACAAAAAATTGGGAAACAGACGAAAATGGGAATTTAATGGTAATTTTCCAAGTTGAAGAGAGTAATTGCAATGATGAAAAATATTGTGCAAGGAGTTTTGAGGATGCATTTTTCCATTTAAATCGGAAGTATGTATGTGATAACATTGGTAATTTTCCAAGTTTACAATATAAAAAATATGTTGCTGACCAGACTAAAGATGTGTATACTTTAGCAGAAAAATGTATTGATAAAAAACCAGCTTTTGCAATAGAAATATTATTAAATAGCAAGGATACTGAAAATGGAAAAATGTTTGGCAATTGGAAAACTCCAAAATATATCCGGGAGGGGTTGATATGGTTGAAAAATTGCTAGAACCTGAAATAGTTGAGATATTTGGCCATGTGCTACGGGGGAATAATTTTCTTCTGAGTGGTGGGGCAGGTAGTGGAAAAACATATTCGTTAATCCAAGTAAT
Proteins encoded:
- a CDS encoding ABC transporter substrate-binding protein, which encodes MFNPKILIISTIFLIIFSGCIAENTNKTTIQEGILTIGISPDLPPISYLDNKNPAGFEIDLITEIAKRMSLEPEFKIYEFSSLLDAVENSEIDCAVALIAITPERENKVDFSRCYFKTYTTILVKENDFCNGLKCLENKKVGVLKGSVQESLMEGFLDDMEFELVHYENQEYMHKDLLSGSIDSEVCEFLTAKNLINDRNYSLKIVGDQMDINYDAIAVNSENDDLKRAINTAILEMENDGTVVQLKEKWNID
- a CDS encoding ABC transporter substrate-binding protein: MNPLPLAVVAALFVVGMCIITPEIQNNDCIIVGIYPHMPPYQYYKNGELKGFEIDLINELGRRMDKKIIFVETNYKYGNYLAGKSGNVDFSISAITKTTQRENDVVFSDIYMYSYCSLITNDKKYTKLTDFRDKKIGALADSTFEDLAEDYLKSMNFELIRYDNFQSMHSDLLADNLDGAFTDYRYHLNTDDKTGPYLVENLEIHYFGVVSSKDNKDLIDEINMELLNMKADGSLESLNEKYFEFN
- a CDS encoding recombinase family protein, encoding MPGNEMIFGYARVSTQDQNVDRQLDELKAAGCQKIFYEKISGTKMERPEFLRMLDQVRSGDLIIITELTRLSRSTKDLLNVVEMLEEKGVSIKSLKESWLDTSSAHGKLLFTFFAGISQFERDIISERVKSGLQAARARGRLGGRKPADPKTIDIAVRMWKSKEYSITEILKTCGISRRTLYKYLKQDEECKKIIEKEILN
- a CDS encoding ATP-dependent endonuclease, with protein sequence MKIKKIMVNNYRLLKEMNLDLEDDLSLIIGKNNCGKTSLLSILNKFLNNSPNFSFDDFNIEFQDGLRDFVLQNTDLTSRGIYLKLFIEYGEKDDLANVSNLMMDLDPDNNKIILSFGYVLPDDKIDNLKADFNEYISKKPKPEENKKTIFNEFIKKEHGKYFKTFKKTVGYDLQTASINENRYIDLNERKISLDNIINFKIIGATRNVSNNDSNKTLSLLSSKYYEKTEESKKGLDNFKEFKEILCKTDGELEDIYGKLFEDVLTKVRKFGGINEGDSTIKLVSNLQHKELLGGNTTVVYEHNKEHLLPESYNGLGYLNLISMIFEIELILSDFRRENKEDKNPADINILFIEEPEAHTHPQMQSVFIKNIKELLKTESGNSDGTEFNLQTIITSHSSHIVSESDFEDIKYFYKKSQNEVIAKNLKDLKSEYLGAGEDAYYKFLKQFLTLNRAELFFADKAILIEGDTEKILLPAMMKKIDQEFPENMPLLSQNISIVESGAYSHIFEKFIDFIGIKSLIITDLDSAKKEPVLNNKGEQETYDNGNPKYTTGKVKVFEGNITTNASLKFFHGKRENLDYFLGLSCESKRLSKNKTTKNWETDENGNLMVIFQVEESNCNDEKYCARSFEDAFFHLNRKYVCDNIGNFPSLQYKKYVADQTKDVYTLAEKCIDKKPAFAIEILLNSKDTENGKMFGNWKTPKYIREGLIWLKNC